From the genome of Virgibacillus siamensis, one region includes:
- the hprK gene encoding HPr(Ser) kinase/phosphatase, whose protein sequence is MAKVRTKDLLENFNLTLVAGEDGIHREITTSDISRPGIEMTGYFNYYPMERLQLIGKTEMAYFLDLTPEHQKERMEQLCTDITPGIVISRGMEIPQAMLDAANESGVPILHSPRTTTRVISRLTNYLEAKFAPFTAIHGVLVDIYGVGVLITGQSGVGKSETALELVKRGHRLVADDSVEIRQEDYDRLIGNPPPLIEHLLEIRGLGIINVMTLFGAGAVRSYKKISLIINLELWDENKQYDRLGLDEERMKIMDVSLPKATIPVRPGRNLAVIIEVAAMNFRLKRMGVNAAEEFSERLTAMIDQGNDETE, encoded by the coding sequence ATGGCAAAAGTACGTACAAAAGACCTGCTGGAAAACTTTAATTTAACCTTGGTGGCAGGAGAAGACGGTATACATAGGGAAATAACGACAAGTGACATATCAAGACCGGGAATTGAGATGACCGGTTATTTCAACTACTATCCAATGGAACGCCTGCAGTTGATTGGCAAAACCGAAATGGCGTATTTTTTGGATTTAACTCCTGAACATCAAAAAGAGCGTATGGAACAGCTATGCACTGATATTACTCCGGGTATTGTGATTTCACGCGGCATGGAAATACCCCAGGCGATGCTTGACGCAGCCAACGAATCGGGTGTGCCCATTTTGCACTCACCACGCACGACAACCCGGGTAATCAGCAGACTGACGAACTATCTGGAGGCAAAATTTGCCCCATTTACGGCTATCCACGGTGTTTTAGTGGATATTTATGGTGTTGGCGTGTTAATAACTGGTCAAAGTGGTGTCGGTAAAAGTGAAACAGCACTGGAGCTCGTAAAGCGCGGACACAGACTTGTGGCGGACGATAGTGTTGAAATTCGTCAGGAAGATTATGACAGACTTATTGGGAACCCGCCTCCATTGATTGAACATCTGCTTGAAATACGCGGGCTGGGAATTATTAATGTTATGACACTGTTTGGTGCGGGTGCAGTCCGCAGTTATAAAAAAATTTCACTGATCATTAATCTGGAATTATGGGATGAGAATAAACAGTATGATCGGCTCGGACTTGATGAAGAAAGAATGAAAATCATGGACGTCAGCCTTCCAAAGGCGACCATTCCCGTTCGTCCCGGAAGAAACCTTGCTGTCATTATTGAGGTTGCGGCTATGAACTTCAGACTGAAGCGGATGGGTGTAAATGCTGCTGAGGAATTTTCTGAACGGCTGACAGCGATGATTGATCAGGGAAACGATGAAACGGAATAG
- the ppaX gene encoding pyrophosphatase PpaX has product MNIRTILFDLDGTLIDTNELIIESFMHTFNQFGKDLTRDDAAEFIGPPLRDSFLQVDQNRADEMVAAYRKHNLKHHDDYVIAFPYVAETLEKLREKPIQIGIVTTKMRRTVDMGLKVTGLDHFFETIIALDDVNHAKPHPEPVLKAMQAMEASAESTLMVGDNHHDIEAGKNAGVRTAGVAWSLKGREKLLSYEPTYMLDDMRDLLKIAGV; this is encoded by the coding sequence ATGAACATTCGTACAATACTCTTTGATTTGGATGGAACACTAATCGATACAAATGAACTGATTATCGAATCATTTATGCATACATTCAATCAATTTGGAAAAGACCTGACACGTGACGATGCAGCAGAATTTATCGGCCCGCCCCTCAGGGATTCTTTTCTTCAAGTTGATCAAAATCGGGCAGATGAAATGGTTGCCGCATACCGAAAACATAACCTGAAGCACCATGATGACTACGTGATTGCATTTCCTTATGTTGCAGAGACACTTGAAAAATTACGGGAAAAGCCTATTCAAATTGGAATCGTTACGACTAAAATGCGTCGAACTGTTGATATGGGGCTGAAAGTTACAGGATTGGATCATTTTTTTGAAACTATTATTGCCTTAGATGATGTGAATCATGCCAAACCACATCCTGAACCTGTTTTAAAAGCAATGCAGGCAATGGAGGCAAGTGCTGAATCAACCTTGATGGTCGGTGATAATCATCATGACATTGAAGCAGGAAAAAATGCCGGGGTTCGTACTGCCGGTGTGGCCTGGTCCTTAAAAGGCAGGGAAAAACTGCTTTCGTATGAACCGACATACATGCTGGATGATATGCGGGATTTATTGAAAATTGCAGGAGTGTGA
- the lgt gene encoding prolipoprotein diacylglyceryl transferase: MSCNAPSLDRVFLELGPLTIYWYGVIIAFGVFIGLYLATKEADRLGLHKDLIIDLIVFAIPAAIIFARIYYVVFEWDRYVGAPWWDVFAVWEGGIAIHGALIGSVLTAIIYTRVKKVSFWQLADIIAPSLILGQAIGRWGNFMNQEAHGGPISEATFNSFHQYLPDFIMNQMCIEGTMYHPTFLYESVWNLLIFVFLLLFRRYNPIRGEVFLSYVIAYSAGRFFIEGMRTDSLYIPGTDIRMAQLISVVLILFTAGLIIYRRVSGMAKRRYNGEEVKK, encoded by the coding sequence TTGAGTTGTAATGCACCTTCATTGGACCGGGTATTTCTTGAGCTTGGTCCTTTAACAATTTATTGGTATGGCGTTATTATTGCCTTTGGTGTTTTTATTGGATTGTACTTAGCGACAAAGGAAGCAGACCGGCTTGGACTTCATAAGGATCTGATCATCGATTTGATTGTTTTTGCTATTCCGGCTGCTATCATATTTGCACGAATTTATTACGTGGTTTTCGAATGGGACCGGTATGTTGGTGCTCCGTGGTGGGATGTGTTTGCTGTCTGGGAAGGCGGAATCGCCATTCATGGTGCATTGATCGGTTCTGTTTTGACAGCCATCATATATACTCGTGTGAAAAAGGTATCGTTTTGGCAACTGGCAGATATCATTGCCCCAAGTCTTATTCTGGGGCAGGCGATTGGCCGCTGGGGAAACTTTATGAATCAGGAAGCACATGGCGGACCGATTTCAGAAGCGACATTCAACAGTTTCCATCAATATTTACCTGATTTTATTATGAATCAGATGTGTATTGAGGGGACGATGTATCATCCGACATTTCTGTATGAATCTGTATGGAACTTGTTAATTTTCGTTTTTCTGCTTCTTTTCCGCAGATACAATCCAATACGCGGAGAGGTTTTTCTCAGTTATGTGATTGCTTATTCGGCTGGCCGCTTTTTTATCGAGGGAATGCGAACCGACAGTTTGTATATTCCGGGGACTGACATTCGCATGGCCCAGCTTATCTCCGTTGTATTGATTCTATTCACGGCAGGGCTGATTATTTATCGTCGTGTCTCGGGAATGGCAAAACGCCGTTATAACGGGGAAGAGGTTAAGAAATAA
- a CDS encoding phage holin family protein produces MLFRWLLSIFLNAVALIVVAQLFESFHVAGFGTALLASIILAILNVIVKPILIVLTLPITVVSLGLFLFVINAITLMLTQGIMDESFVIDGFGTAIIAAVIISILNLLLNRLVKDTVTKE; encoded by the coding sequence ATGCTGTTCCGATGGCTTTTGTCTATTTTTCTGAATGCTGTTGCATTGATTGTTGTTGCGCAATTATTTGAATCGTTTCATGTTGCCGGTTTTGGTACCGCACTGCTCGCAAGTATCATTCTGGCAATATTGAATGTGATTGTTAAACCAATCTTAATTGTTTTGACATTGCCGATCACGGTTGTGTCGCTCGGTTTATTTCTCTTTGTCATTAATGCGATCACACTGATGCTCACTCAGGGCATTATGGATGAATCGTTTGTTATTGATGGTTTTGGTACAGCTATCATTGCAGCTGTCATTATCTCCATATTAAATCTGCTGTTAAACCGGCTTGTAAAGGATACTGTTACGAAAGAATAA
- a CDS encoding acyltransferase, protein MRKTDRYYVKDANSLWKIYKTVPFWKVTKNFIVIQIARYTPFLSVKNWIYRTFLRMNVGSKTAFALMVMPDIMFPEKITVGSNSVIGYNTTILAHEYLIKEYRIGKVTIGDGVMIGANSTVLPGVTIGDGAVVSAGSLVHKDVPPGAFVGGNPMKIIFTKEEMERRSKEEEL, encoded by the coding sequence ATGCGCAAAACCGATCGTTATTACGTAAAAGATGCCAATTCGCTGTGGAAAATATATAAGACGGTACCTTTTTGGAAAGTAACTAAAAATTTTATTGTTATCCAAATTGCCCGGTACACCCCATTTTTATCTGTTAAAAATTGGATTTACCGGACATTTTTGCGTATGAACGTCGGATCGAAAACGGCATTTGCCTTGATGGTCATGCCGGACATTATGTTTCCGGAAAAAATAACGGTCGGTTCCAACAGCGTAATTGGTTATAATACAACTATTTTAGCACATGAATATTTAATAAAGGAATATCGGATCGGCAAAGTTACTATCGGTGATGGTGTGATGATTGGTGCGAACTCAACGGTTCTCCCCGGTGTAACGATAGGGGATGGGGCGGTGGTTTCAGCAGGTTCACTGGTACATAAGGATGTTCCTCCCGGGGCGTTTGTCGGCGGAAACCCGATGAAAATAATTTTTACAAAAGAAGAGATGGAGCGGCGTTCAAAAGAGGAAGAGTTATAA
- the bshB2 gene encoding bacillithiol biosynthesis deacetylase BshB2 yields MEKHVVVIYPHPDDESFGAAGTITKFRRQGVPVTYLCGTLGEMGRNMGNPTFANRESLPEIRKEELKEACKKLDIDLRMLGYRDKTLEFEDRDEVAQHLKAILEEIRPSLVITHYPEHAVHPDHNALGAAAIEAVRLMAPEKRPTVWAQAITNNYFEEIGVPQVKNDVTDYFDEKMEAIQSHKSQASGVLSNIRNSQTTNSELQDRAKKHLGNEYFFIWDFEK; encoded by the coding sequence ATGGAGAAACACGTTGTTGTTATATATCCGCATCCGGATGACGAATCATTCGGTGCTGCTGGTACGATTACGAAATTTCGTCGGCAAGGTGTGCCTGTAACCTATTTATGCGGTACGCTTGGAGAGATGGGCAGGAACATGGGTAATCCCACATTTGCAAACCGTGAAAGTCTTCCGGAAATCAGAAAAGAGGAGTTGAAGGAAGCTTGCAAGAAGCTGGATATCGACCTGCGTATGCTCGGGTATCGTGATAAAACATTGGAATTTGAGGATAGGGATGAAGTGGCGCAACATTTGAAAGCTATTCTGGAAGAAATCAGACCAAGTCTTGTTATTACACACTATCCGGAGCATGCAGTGCACCCTGATCATAACGCTCTCGGGGCAGCAGCGATTGAGGCTGTGCGGCTGATGGCGCCGGAAAAACGCCCAACCGTTTGGGCACAGGCGATTACGAATAATTATTTTGAGGAGATTGGTGTTCCGCAAGTGAAAAATGATGTTACGGATTATTTTGATGAAAAAATGGAAGCAATCCAGTCACATAAATCCCAGGCAAGTGGTGTTCTAAGTAATATAAGAAACAGTCAAACCACGAACAGTGAATTACAGGATCGGGCCAAAAAGCATTTAGGTAATGAATACTTTTTTATATGGGATTTTGAAAAATAA
- a CDS encoding PspC domain-containing protein, whose translation MSKRLYRSESNRMLAGVCSGIAEYFNIDATIVRLLFAVSVLFGAFGVFVYIVCIFVVPNEREVR comes from the coding sequence ATGTCGAAACGTTTATACCGGTCAGAATCCAATCGTATGCTGGCGGGTGTTTGTTCAGGCATCGCGGAATATTTCAACATTGATGCAACCATTGTACGGCTGCTCTTTGCGGTAAGTGTTTTGTTTGGTGCGTTCGGCGTATTCGTATATATTGTCTGTATTTTCGTTGTACCAAATGAGCGGGAGGTACGTTGA
- a CDS encoding YojF family protein — MKPIEQLEVQKWLESFVNKDVYVHLETTNGAYASHFDDKAYTVGAYIRNAKVNFSQAKIVGNGKTYRAGLKMDIGWIYAEGLTDWTIHGKNQLLLAGHDREGRLMVSLQISETPFRH, encoded by the coding sequence ATGAAACCAATTGAACAATTGGAAGTGCAGAAGTGGCTGGAGAGCTTTGTGAATAAAGATGTTTATGTCCATTTGGAAACGACAAACGGGGCATATGCCAGCCATTTTGATGATAAAGCATATACGGTGGGGGCTTATATCCGTAATGCAAAGGTGAATTTTTCACAAGCAAAAATTGTGGGGAATGGTAAAACATATCGTGCCGGATTAAAGATGGATATTGGATGGATCTATGCGGAAGGGTTGACTGACTGGACCATTCACGGTAAAAATCAGCTCTTGCTTGCAGGGCACGACCGGGAAGGCCGGTTGATGGTATCGCTGCAAATAAGTGAAACACCATTTCGGCATTAA
- a CDS encoding nucleoside recognition domain-containing protein → MKGILIRGFQQGLSVTWTLGKVIFPITLIVTILQHTPVLPWLIEKISPLMALFGLSGEAAVPLVLGNALNLYAGIAAIVSFDFTVKEVFIMAVMMSFSHNLFIESTLASKAGVNGWLISGIRISLAIMSAAVINLFWSGGNNMAAYGMISTANSVPDGLTEIIIQGLQTAFLAILQLALIVIPLMMVMQVLREKGWLQIVSNKLAPFTRLLGMEKNTSMTLVTGLTIGLAYGAGMMIQAVEEDGVSRRDMYLALIFLVSCHAVVEDTLVFVPLGIPVLPLLVIRLVTAILLTMAVAFTWKRMEKQKRKDTSHEHSYNTL, encoded by the coding sequence TTGAAAGGAATTTTAATTCGTGGGTTTCAGCAAGGATTATCAGTTACCTGGACATTGGGAAAAGTCATTTTTCCAATAACACTTATTGTGACCATTTTACAGCATACACCGGTACTGCCGTGGCTTATTGAGAAAATCAGTCCATTAATGGCATTATTCGGTTTATCCGGGGAAGCTGCAGTTCCGCTCGTGCTGGGAAATGCACTTAATCTTTATGCCGGTATTGCTGCGATTGTGTCATTTGATTTTACGGTAAAAGAAGTTTTTATAATGGCTGTTATGATGTCATTTTCCCATAACCTGTTCATCGAATCGACTTTAGCTTCCAAAGCCGGTGTGAATGGGTGGTTGATTTCAGGAATCCGCATATCGCTGGCAATCATGTCCGCCGCAGTGATTAACCTATTCTGGTCAGGTGGAAATAATATGGCAGCATATGGAATGATTTCAACAGCCAATTCAGTGCCTGATGGATTGACTGAAATTATCATTCAAGGTTTGCAAACAGCATTTCTGGCAATATTGCAACTTGCACTAATTGTTATTCCGCTGATGATGGTTATGCAGGTTCTGCGTGAAAAAGGGTGGCTGCAAATTGTTTCTAATAAGCTTGCCCCTTTTACCAGGCTTTTAGGCATGGAAAAAAATACATCCATGACACTGGTCACCGGACTGACAATTGGTCTTGCATATGGTGCCGGAATGATGATACAGGCTGTTGAGGAAGATGGTGTATCCCGCCGTGATATGTATCTGGCATTGATATTCCTTGTATCGTGCCATGCGGTTGTGGAAGATACGCTGGTATTTGTACCACTCGGAATACCTGTCTTACCTCTCCTTGTAATTCGTTTGGTTACAGCAATCTTACTGACTATGGCAGTAGCCTTTACTTGGAAACGAATGGAAAAACAAAAAAGAAAGGACACATCACATGAACATTCGTACAATACTCTTTGA